A single Xenopus laevis strain J_2021 chromosome 3S, Xenopus_laevis_v10.1, whole genome shotgun sequence DNA region contains:
- the LOC108703456 gene encoding transmembrane 4 L6 family member 5, with protein sequence MACLPRCVRDCSKFIGVSLYPFCAISIICNILLFFPGWSVEAINNPNVRMTPEVLYLGGFMGSGVMVLIAAIYNHCLGKPGKYSSRSRMFLSIIISAVGVCGALYGLVVSALGLVNGPRCMYLFINGRVQWTIPFKLPLEFLNFERSYLFNRNGWDRCVEPTGVVEFNVIFFSTILASSCIQIVLCAVQMINGLFGCLFNPRLTKF encoded by the exons ATGGCCTGCCTCCCCAGGTGCGTTCGGGACTGTTCCAAGTTTATTGGGGTGTCCCTGTACCCCTTCTGTGCCATCAGCATCATCTGTAATATCCTATTGTTCTTCCCGGGATGGAGCGTGGAAGCCATCAATAACCCAAATGTGAGAATGACCCCAGAAGTTCTTTATCTTGGGGGTTTCATGGGCAGTGGAGTTATG gtccTGATTGCTGCAATCTATAACCACTGCTTAGGAAAGCCCGGAAAATATAGCAGCCGTTCTAGG ATGTTCCTCTCTATCATAATCTCAGCCGTGGGAGTGTGTGGCGCACTCTATGGTCTTGTTGTCTCAGCGCTGGGTCTGGTCAATGGTCCTCGCTGTATGTACCTGTTTATAAACGGACGGGTTCAATGGACAATTCCTTTCAAATTGCCTCTGGAGTTTCTGAA TTTCGAAAGGAGTTACCTCTTCAACAGAAACGGCTGGGATCGGTGTGTCGAACCAACTGGTGTGGTTGAATTTAATGTCATTTTCTTTTCTACAATCCTGGCTTCAAGCTGTATCCAGATTGTGCTCTGTGCTGTTcagatgataaatgggctttttGGCTGCCTCTTCAACCCACGCCTCACCAAATTCTAA